The genomic segment TATCAATTCTATTCCACCATCCGCAGGACAAGAGGGGTCCAACTTCTTTTGGGTATCGGTCTTATCTGGGTGCTTGGTATTTTTGCCCAGACTTTGAATTTTGAACTTTTAGATTGGATCATAGACAATATCCGTCCTGCTCTCGTGTTCGCGATCATAGTTCTGCTTCAGCCGGAACTTCGTAAGATCACCGGCGATATGGCAAGGCTCAGATTATTCCGCCCTTTCCTTTTAAAAACCGCCACCGACTTGGATGAGATTGTAGAAGCATCCAAGATCATGGCTAAAAACAAAACCGGTTCTTTGATCGCAATCGTTAGAGAGCATAGTCTCAAAGATATTGCAGAGCAGGCGGTCCAACTGGACGCAATTCTTTCTACAAGTCTTCTTCTTACCATATTTAAAAAGAATACCGCACTCCATGATGGTGCAGTCATTATAGAACAGAACCGAATCGCATGTGCAGGTGCGTTCTTGCCGATGGCGCAGAACTTGGACGATGCTCGTATGGGTGCAAGACATAGAGCCGCGCTCGGGATCGCAGAAGAATCCGATGCAGTTATCGTAGTAACTTCCGAAGAAACTGGAGAAATTTCAGTCTGTCATGATGGCGAAATGATCCATCCGGTAAAGCCGATCGAGCTGAAAAATCTTTTGAATACAATCCTTCAAGAAAAGAAAGTAGGACCGGGAAATCCAAGTACGGATAAAAAGTTTGAATCGGAAGAAGCAGGGGAGTCTCATGATTAAGGCCCTTCTGAATAACTGGCAGGCAAAACTCGGTTCTATTATTCTTGCCACACTATTCTATATCAATTTACAAAATTCTAAAATTCTCGTAAGAGAAGTGAATATCAAGATAGAATATCCTAAATTAAGCGGTGGATTGCTCATCGCTAAAGGATCGGACACTACTTTTCCTGTTAAGGTGGAAGGTGTGCGAGATTATGTGAACTTTTACACTCCTTCCTTAAAGGCATATATTTCACCTGCGGATCTTCATCCGGGGGAGAATATAGTAAATGTTGTCCGATTCGGTGGAACTACTCCAGGTTTAAGAATTTCTAAAATTCCAGGGAAGGACAAGGTCCGCATCATAGTTGAATCTAATGTAAGTAGGACTCTTATAATAGAGCCTAAACTTGCTGGAGATCCTCCTAAAGATTATATTAAATCTTCTCATTTTGTTTCCCCTACGAGTCTCGTAGTTGTAGGAAATCCTTCTGAGTTCGATAAGGTGGGAAGGGTAGTCAATCTACCTTCTATCTCTCTGAAAGATAAAACCAAAACATTCACTCAGAAATTTAAGGTCCCGGACCTTCCTGCAGGTTTGAGATATAGGGATAATGTAAAAGAAGTTTCCGTAACAGTGAATATCGTAGCGGATTCTTCTACTCCAGGAGAAAGTATAGTCTTAGGTGTTCCTGTAAAATGCCAGAACTTGGATAAAAGTCTGGAAGCGGAATTTTCTGAACAGGAAGTTTCCGTAAAACTACAATCCAAAACTCCGTTACGAAGTATCCAGATCATCAAGGGTCTGAATGCAAGTGTAGTATGTTCTCATAAATATGATCCCAAAGCCAAAAAGATCCTTCCAGATGGTAAACCAGTGGTCGCAAAAGTACGTTTGGAAAAAGCACCTAGTTTAAAATCCGTTGAGATCCAAGGAGTTTTTCCAGATCGAATTTCCATACTGTATCGAGTCCGCCCCGATATAGGATCAGGTGGAACTGGAAGTGAAGATGGGGGAGATGGAAACTCGGATCCGGGCTCGGAAGAACCTCTGCCGGAGCCTGAGGAAGAATGAAGATCACCATTGGGAATGATATTGTAGAAAATTCCAGGATCAGGGACTTACTCGATAAACATGGAGAAAGATTTCTGAAAAGAGTATTTTCAGAAACTGAGATCGCTTACTGTTCCGGCAGAAAAGATCCTGTTCCTCATCTTAGCGGAAGATTCTGTGTAAAAGAAGCATTCATCAAGGCGATAGAACCTGGGCATAAGGTGATCCTTGATATGAGAGAAATCGAACTTTTCGGGAAAGAATTCGGAAAAAAAGAATTGGTACTTCACGGAAAATCGAAAGAATTGTTCCTCGAGAAAGGCTATAGCGGTGTTTCCGTATCCATCAGCCATGCGGAAAATTATTCCACTGCAGTTGTCGTTCTCTATAAGGAGTGAGCTAGATGGTCACCGAGTCTTTTAAACAAACTCTTAAATTGTACGACGAAGGTCTCGCACTGTACAAGAATAGAAAGTTCAAGGAAGCTTGGGAACTGTTCAAAAAAGCAGTAGAGATCACTCCGAACGACGGGCCTTCTAAAAAATATATAGGACGCTGCGAAGCATTTATCGCGAATCCTCCACCTGAAGATTGGGATGGGGTTTTCGAGATGAAAACGAAATAATCTGGTATCATGTCAAAAAAAGCCGCAACCGCATCCAAACCAAGTCGCACTGTAACCGAATTCGGGACTATCTCCACTGTTTTAGGAAGAGAAACCCATTTTTCAGGCATCCTGAACTTCAAAAAACCTTTGGAGATCTCGGGTGAATTCCAAGGAGAAATAGAATCCGAAGGATTTCTTTTAGTAAGCGAAGGAGCAAAGGTCAGAGCCAATATCAAGGCAGGGACTGTAATCGTTGGTGGAGAGATCACAGGTAATGTGATCGCTACCCAAAGATTAGAAATGCTTCCAAGCGGTAAGGTAAACGGAAACATCAAAACTGCTAAGCTGCAGATCGCTGACGGTGTGATCTTCGAAGGCAACTGCGAGATGATCCTGCCTAATAAGGATTGACCCTTAGGTTTGACCTGGAAAATTGGTATCTGCTAGCCCGAAACGACCTATAGATGGCGGAAAAGCGGCCAAAATCGCATTAGCCATATTTTTAGGAACCTTGGCCGGAGCCGTAGTCGGAGTAATCATCGACAACGTTTTTGGGGTCCATATCCTCTCCGTCTACCTCTTACAAGAACCGGTTCGGCTGGAACTTTACGTAATTAAAGTCGAAGCACAAGTTACCCCTGCAAGTCTCTTGGGACTTGTGGCGACATTGTTCTTCGTACTAAAAAAGGGGTAAACAACTCATGTCAGTAATTTCCATGAAAAACCTTCTGGAAACCGGAGTTCACTTCGGTCACCAGACAAGAAAATGGAATCCGAAAATGGCTCCGTATGTCTTCACAG from the Leptospira andrefontaineae genome contains:
- the cdaA gene encoding diadenylate cyclase CdaA: MDFLKNISLFQNDKFGIVMILDILIVSFLIYQFYSTIRRTRGVQLLLGIGLIWVLGIFAQTLNFELLDWIIDNIRPALVFAIIVLLQPELRKITGDMARLRLFRPFLLKTATDLDEIVEASKIMAKNKTGSLIAIVREHSLKDIAEQAVQLDAILSTSLLLTIFKKNTALHDGAVIIEQNRIACAGAFLPMAQNLDDARMGARHRAALGIAEESDAVIVVTSEETGEISVCHDGEMIHPVKPIELKNLLNTILQEKKVGPGNPSTDKKFESEEAGESHD
- a CDS encoding bactofilin family protein, translating into MSKKAATASKPSRTVTEFGTISTVLGRETHFSGILNFKKPLEISGEFQGEIESEGFLLVSEGAKVRANIKAGTVIVGGEITGNVIATQRLEMLPSGKVNGNIKTAKLQIADGVIFEGNCEMILPNKD
- a CDS encoding tetratricopeptide repeat protein produces the protein MVTESFKQTLKLYDEGLALYKNRKFKEAWELFKKAVEITPNDGPSKKYIGRCEAFIANPPPEDWDGVFEMKTK
- the acpS gene encoding holo-ACP synthase, which produces MKITIGNDIVENSRIRDLLDKHGERFLKRVFSETEIAYCSGRKDPVPHLSGRFCVKEAFIKAIEPGHKVILDMREIELFGKEFGKKELVLHGKSKELFLEKGYSGVSVSISHAENYSTAVVVLYKE
- a CDS encoding YbbR-like domain-containing protein, whose product is MIKALLNNWQAKLGSIILATLFYINLQNSKILVREVNIKIEYPKLSGGLLIAKGSDTTFPVKVEGVRDYVNFYTPSLKAYISPADLHPGENIVNVVRFGGTTPGLRISKIPGKDKVRIIVESNVSRTLIIEPKLAGDPPKDYIKSSHFVSPTSLVVVGNPSEFDKVGRVVNLPSISLKDKTKTFTQKFKVPDLPAGLRYRDNVKEVSVTVNIVADSSTPGESIVLGVPVKCQNLDKSLEAEFSEQEVSVKLQSKTPLRSIQIIKGLNASVVCSHKYDPKAKKILPDGKPVVAKVRLEKAPSLKSVEIQGVFPDRISILYRVRPDIGSGGTGSEDGGDGNSDPGSEEPLPEPEEE